TTTCTTCTTCCAGTTCAGTCTCCTGTTTCCTTCCGGGTAACAGAGTCGCCATCAACACTCCTGCCAAAGTCAGACACAGGCCGGAGTGCATCCATAAGTGGCCAACCTTTTGGCTGATAAAAGTTTTAAGAAATTGGAAAATACAAAGTTTTGACTCTGCGtcttctaattcctcttccagcGTTCTTACCATGAGTTCGCACCGTTGTAAATTCCGTCTGGATTTCCAAAGTCCGCCAAGCCAGGGGCACGCGGACAGAATCCGATCAAGGGCAACAACGGGCGAAGAAGATACGGGTTCCAGTTCGAGAAGACGAGAGATTAGAAGTCTGCCTGCGAAGGATTGGTAGTGAGTTTTCACTCGTCCTTCGAGGTCCAAAAAGTGCTGCTCGCAACCAAGAAGCTGGTCCAAAAGACCGCCTTTCAAACGAGCAATGAAGTGAAGCCCTGCGGTCAGGGCTGCCAATCCAGTCATAACGATGAAGAATGCTTTGATGCAAGCGGCTTTAAGTGCTTTTGGGGAAAACATATTGCAATGTCTGTAAATGACAGGATCTTGCTCACACCATAGTTTCTATTAATGCCACCTCCTCCTTCCTGGAGTCTGAAGACGCGAAGCCCTCATTCAGGCTCCGTCAAAGAATTTGAAGACGGGAAATCTGCCTCCAGATTCCGAGAAGAGGAACGAGAGGCTTCGGGGATTCGGAATGTTACTCAGTTCCCTTCAGATGTTACAAGACTTCTTAGCAAGGCTTCAGATGTCTCCAGTGCTTCCTTCCTTCGGTCTTTAATAAGGACAAGGCTCTGGagccatatgtgtgtgtgtgtgtgtgtgtttgtatacgcgGGCATGCTGTTATGCTTAGTATGCATGTAGGCAAAGAATTTTCTCTTCATGAAAAgcgtctgaatatatatatatatatatatatatatatatatatatatatatatatatatgtgtgtgtgtgtgtgtgtgtgtgtgtgtgtgtgtgtgtgtgtgtgtgtgtgtactatgtgtgGGTCTGTTTGACTATGTCTATATCTGTCAAATGTAGATATTATTCGCTATGCTTAGTATTCAAGAAGCCATAACGtctcttaatattttatatatacatatatatacacacatatattatgtatatgtgtgtgtgtgtgtatttatagcttcgaaaatgggacagatGGTCCCGAAACGTCAGAGaatgaaatacattaaaaagaaataaaggaattgtCCTTCTCCCCAAactcgctgatatatatatatatatatatatatatatatatatatatatatatatatatatatatatatatatatatatatatatatatatatattatgtgtatatatatatatatatatatatatatatatatatatatcatgcgagTTTTGGAGGAGGAActggaagcagaagagagaaactacCCAAACAACACAGACTACAGATGGTGGAGAaaagtatcttcatatattcatcgcaaTGAACCTCATTCATTATGCTATtatgaaatgtcttgtgaaaaacgTATAACGTAAAATTTACTGTGTAAATACattgcaaaattattattaatagttatatTATGGTTAACAAGAATAACGCAACTTGATCGAAATAGAATTATACGATCACCggattaaaaatgtaaaatatatatatgggtacaaTTGACTGTTAATATTGTGTAAAATCACTATTCTAACATGTTAATGTTGAggccatagtaagaaaaattgtaCCTTTAGTCAAAGTTGTGGCTAAACAACACTACACTACTCTTACTGATGCTGAACTTTctaaaatatcaggtaaaaaaataactaatgaagGAACAAGTGTTTCTTCCGAAGGTACAGATTATTATCCCGTCGaggtcatataaataaataaatatatatatataatatatagacatacacacacacatctatatatatatatatatatatatatatatatatacatatatatgtatatcatattttcATTCTATACCCTTtatgtaaatagttttttttttagtgttttttactttcattttctgatttatagcttcgaaaatgggacagatGGTCCTGAAAACGTCAGAGAATGAAatactttaaaaagaaataaaggaattgtCCTTCTCCCCAAACTCGctgatagattttatatatatatatatatatatatatatatatatatatatatatacatgatatatatatacatatatatatatatatatatatatatatatatatataatatctaaaatctATCAGCGAGTTTGGGGAGGACAATTCCTTTNNNNNNNNNNNNNNNNNNNNNNNNNNNNNNNNNNNNNNNNNNNNNNNNNNNNNNNNNNNNNNNNNNNNNNNNNNNNNNNNNNNNNNNNNNNNNNNNNNNNNNNNNNNNNNNNNNNNNNNNNNNNNNNNNNNNNNNNNNNNNNNNNNNNNNNNNNNNNNNNNNNNNNNNNNNNNNNNNNNNNNNNNNNNNNNNNNNNNNNNNNNNNNNNNNNNNNNNNNNNNNNNNNNNNNNNNNNNNNNNNNNNNNNNNNNNNNNNNNNNNNNNNNNNNNNNNNNNNNNNNNNNNNNNNNNNNNNNNNNNNNNNNNNNNNNNNNNNNNNNNNNNNNNNNNNNNNNNNNNNNNNNNNNNNNNNNNNNNNNNNNNNNNNNNNNNNNNNNNNNNNNNNNNNNNNNNNNNNNNNNNNNNNNNNNNNNNNNNNNNNNNNNNNNNNNNNNNNNNNNNNNNNNNNNNNNNNNNNNNNNNNNNNNNNNNNNNNNNNNNNNNNNNNNNNNNNNNNNNNNTGCTTCATAGTTTgtcaatttaaaataaaatctatgtAATATGATAAAACTTGGTCATGTAAAAGATGTAAAAATGAATCAACTTTGTATGCAATTCATTCCATACATGGTTACCTAGCCAAAAGTTGTTCATCCAAAATTGCATATTATAGCTACTGTATAGAACTGCATACACTAAAGGTTGTTGATGGGAAATAATATTGAGTTTGCACATCTATCAAGTGTAAGAACAATGAGGTTCAAGATTCAGATGGTAATAGTTattcttaatgtttattttttgaattGTGCCAATAGGTCACTAACACAGTTAGAGGCGAAATACAATTGCCAAAGGAATTATTTGGTGTGGTTGGTAAGTAAGCcatttatgtatttaaaaaaacctGCCACTAATTGCTAAGCAAGAATTCATATTGGCAAGCTTTCCACGGGTGCTACTGCTGCATGGAAAGACCATTTTTATTTGGAGTTCTTGCCTTGCAACTCTTGTTATGTTACTGCAAGTGCAGTATAAGGTTTCATTAGTCAGAGAAATAACATAACTTGAAAACCCAAGTGTACCACAAGAGCCCATGTTTGTAATCAGgaattaaatgtaaaatttaggtcaaaggccaattGCTAGGACCTATGATGCCACATACATATCCCCTTCAATGTGATTTCCAGGGTCTTCCAACAGGTCTGATATCTACTGCTTTTCTTACCAACTTTTTGCCATGACTTTTCATGATACCTAAACCAATCTCAGTCAATGAGGTCTCTTGTCTCCATTTCCATCATCAGGTCACATATCCCCTTACCTTTTTTCATGTATTGAattgaaacctaattttgtttttaaataaaattgttgTGGTGAGTTTTTCGAATGCGGTTAGACTATATTCTACTGGATTCtgttacagaaaaaagaaattcgCTTTTGAGGACTTTTGTACGTAAACTCCACTCTCACTGTAGTAATGTTATTGATactctttaaatgaaattaaattagactaagtaattactattgacttaaaaaaaaatattgacaagtTTTATACACAGAAAAACATAATTCCACAGACAGACTGGTGTGTGACATTTGGAGCAGCAATTTAAAACAATAAGTGAACACTGTTTTGAAACTGTGCATTATATCTAGCAGGATTGGCATTGAAATGATCACTTACACAAACTCTCAAGTAATTATTATATGCAATCTTCCTTTTTCAAAATTCTCAGATGTTACAGGTGAGTAGGCTTAGCTCGACAGTTGCAGCACAGAGTTCACGTGACTGTGAATGACCATTGAATGAGTAATGTGTGGCTATTCTGTAGCCATTGTACGTTTACAGCTCGAGTTGCGAATTGTATGCGTGGTAGATAATTATCCAGCTATGTAGCTTTGTGTTGTGTGTTTCAAGACTTCTATAGCCTCATTTCTCAAAATTCAGGTCTGCTTTTTCTGTGGGGGCTGGGCCCTTCATTTTCTCATTTCGACTTGGGATAGATGACGATATTAAGTTTCCTTCCCAACCAGACTTCAAATTGAGGCAAAGAAAAATGTCAACATTTATTTTGAAGCATTGGAAAACTTGAGACTTTTTACTGGTACATATTACTTATGGAAAAGTTGATGGTGTACTACATTTTATGCCAAGAATTAATGGGGTGCTGCTTTTAAGAAAACTTCTTTTTACAAGTGAGTAACTGCCTAGTATATTGCTTGAATAATCAAAATGGAAATAGTTTCATACAATTTGTTTTGTAGAAATCTGTCACATGCAGTGTAGCATTTTTACTTGACATACTTCtatgaagtaaaaaatatttgtatagcgTACATTATCTAACCATTTTATTAAATTCACAACTTGTGCTGTTGTTGATTTATACCACGTATGTAAAtcgtatattattatctatatactgTTTCAGGATCTTTTCCAGTCACCTTGAAATGCACTTTCCAATAATATTTCTGTGTAATAACCTCTTTTAGAAATACGTACAGTACTCCATACACTTTAATTTTCACTTTTGTGTACTATAGGTATCATTTACTGGTAATGAGCAACTTGATTCTGTGAATCTGGGATTTTTTTCTCAAATCTGCTGCAATTCgtataattagaataaaatttagaataatgtacctttattttgcaaactGGGCATAAGTAACATGCAGTTGATGCAACTGCAACACTTGCTAAAGTACTAGTGCTAGTCAATGGGACATGAGGTGGAACTTCAGCAAAACGGTGTTTATTGATTAGTCTGTCTTGTATCATGCACCTACTCCTTCATGTCCTGTAATTTGATAACTGTACTTGCATGCCTGGGAGAAAGCTTGTTGGAATCTTATTTTTCCATTCTGGGCATTAGCAACTGTAGGCAAAATTGTCCCAAGTCGGTGCTTTTTTTTCCCCCTAATGATGATTACTGATTTGATCATCGTTGAACTATTTCCTTCTTGGCTGTTTTGACTAAGTTTTATTTTGATCAGAAACTTGTGCTACTGCTTTTAGTGATGGTTTCTGGTTAGTGATTGGCACACGTTTTACGATGTCGGTATcacattcctgttaagataacacttactaaaagttttctttaagGAAGGCTGTCGAGTTGACATTGACTTAATTtcggtatttttgtttgtttttcactaGCTATTTTGTATGTACTTAAATTACTGTGTGTTTGCTAATGTGGGCTGtaatatttttgctattttcccTTGTATActttagttttatcttttttcacttattattatcttttcctgTGTGGATATCCTATGTTCTGCAGGAGCAGTTGTAGCAAGCTAATGTAATTTCATTGTGTACTCTAAATGTGTATACAGTTTGAATGataattattaagaaaatggGCTCATTACACTGTCTCTCTTCttacttttctttctctgtgtagTGTGTACAGTAATAAAGTTTGTTAACACATTTGTATATGTTTCTCTACACACAGTTATAAAGCTTATTCTGGGCAGATATTGCTGTCACATTATCTTTCACtatcaagaagaaattattttGGTGCATGAGTATTCTGCAGGAGGTTACTGAGCTCTTCCAAAAGTTGTCCTCACACTTCGTCATACATGTTGCAATTTGTGTTTGTAGATCACCGAGATGAGACTGTCTGTCTTGTATTGAGAAGTTCATTTCCCATTatactttttccttttatattttcatggccTTTCTGTATAGTTATTTCATTGTGCACTAGATGTGATGACTTTCTTGAATAAGCTTTCTAATTTGATATATCACATTTGATATAGAAGTCAAGGAATTGGAAGGCAACTGaatgatacaatttttttttattgaataagttctttaatttaatatattacttttgatataagttaaggaaaatgaagactaATGAATGTTACAATGTCTTATGTGAATGTTTGGAAACAGTTTCAAGGAATTGTGCACTGATAGTATGTAGTATAGTACGTACTAATTTTCCTTATGTTAGTGAGTGTGGTCAGGTGAAAGCTGATTTTATCTTCtagtatttttttcatgaaattccaTATACAGTATTGAGTAAATGGACTGAGAAAgtagaaaaattataatttcccAGTCATTAAGCACTCAAATGGGACAAATAGAAATCCATGGGACAAATAGAAAGTTTTTTCTGTGAAAATAttctaattaaaatttttttaaaaaaatatgtgccTCAAGAATTATCTGTTTAAACAGACCTTTGTTGAACATTTGTGGCaatattttatagaaattctttACTTATATGTAgagtatttattcatatttttagttTAGACTTGATGTGTAAGATAGACTTGATTGTGTAAGATGAAATTTTGGAAGGATaaaagaaagtgatgtgtttttaCCATATTCCTGTAGTATTTTACTGTAATTAAtattttgtctgtctgtatgcACTTAACTCATCTTGGCTATAGTTACCTAGAACAAAGAGGCATTAAATAAATTGTTACTTCGTCAGTATAATATAGCGATGCCTTGAGGTATTTCTTGTCCTCCTCTTTACATAAATTAACTTTCAAGGATATCTTTCAAATAAATCCTTATGGTTAAACTACTGTCTTCATTTTCAGTGGCTCTCCAGGCACTCAAGCGCAAGAAGCGCTATGAGAAACAGCTGCAACAGATTGATGGAACCCTCAGTACGATTGAAATGCAGCGAGAGGCCCTTGAGTCAGCGAACACGAACACAAATGTATTGCAAACTATGGGAGAAGCAGCTAAGGCCCTCAAAGCAGCACATCAACACATGTAAATATCCATACATCAGCCTTTTATTTCAAACTCTGAAATGTTTATCAGAACctcttctctctgcatttcccctaaccttctcttacttcctaatgaacaccgtattctttggaagcttgaatttcaagtcagtggcccctatggcttgttctttatgaatatagttcatctgctgaataatatatgataataataatctcttgactgtatttttttcatatttatacacAGGCTTCGCCTTTATTTTAAGGCTCCCAGTAAACTGCAGTCTACATCACATATTCACAGCACAACATATCTCGGTTGTTTATGTTTAGGACACACCAAGATCTCATACTTCCTTCTTCTTAAGGGTTTTAGTTGCAGACTAGGGCCCTAGAGAAGAGGACTAGGCACATTTTTCCTCAAaaacatttcttttgttttctattcCAATATCTTGGCCTGGTGATGGATTTTGACCACAAACATTGGAACTTCAAGTCTAGTGCCTCTTTCATGTTCATAAacattacttgaagttctttgcagcattcctcCAGTCCCtcattgcaacccctttcatgcctttaactgtactacagtggtccccccgtattcgcgggggatgcgtaccagacccccccgtgaataattagaacccgcgaatgtttggaaccctttaaaaatgctaaaaacagtctattttgttagttataactcaagaaaaacctactaaaaatgttcatacttgttttttttaatagttttatcacaaaaagtgcattttatgatgaaattgataaaaaaaccaggaatttgtggatatttctcatagaaaaatatcgcgaatgtgtgaattttccgcgaataatgtggggaaatgttcccaagagaaatccgcgaatgtgtgagtccgcgaatctggagaacgtgaatacggggggtccactaccaccattcataatctctctcttccatgATACTTTCCACCCCCCTCCTAACATTTTGATTCAGTGTactgtgaagttttcctcctgttacacctttcaaacctttttactctcaatttccttttcagcactgagtgatctcataggtcccaataaTTGGCCTTGgtcctaaattctgtatttcatGTTAGCGTTATGGAAGAGGTTTAGAGGGGCCATGGTagcttttactatttttttttcctaaccagTTTTCACTTAAAAATGTGTTAGGTGTCTTGTTTGTTGCTGGCAGTTGATTTGACAGCGTTTAGTCTCGGTTTCACCCTTCATTTAATAATCAATACGTGTTAGCTTATTGTGAGTCTAGAAGTGTGcttgttgttcttgttcaagTAACAAGAACAATGacaaaacaattataatataataataataattggtgatTAGAACAATGACAaaacaattataacataataataattgatgattAAGTCTGACCTCACACACCTACTAACACTACTATTTCCCTTTTGTCTTGGTTGTCAGTACAATTTTTGTCAGTTTCCCTTTTACAACTTGTAATTGAATCAACCTTGTTTTAGAACAGAAAGAAATCTGTATCCATTTGTATACCTTAAAGTTATTCCATACCTAGCAAACCTGCAGTCTATCTTTATCCAAAACTGTTGCTTTCTCAAAATTCAAATGCTATGTAGCCATGAATACGTACTTATTCAGACATCTACTacgtcgatgacctaagttgttgtgatgccatggtacatttttgcatcaatcaatcaatcaatcaatcagtcagacATCTACCAATGTTCTCACAtgtcattgttattttcattctcAATCACAAAAAATCTTACACCTCACAAATTTCTGCCATGAAAGACTGTTCCATTTATATCTTTGCACCCATGAAGACACAACTGTTCTTTCATTCTTCCACTTGAACTTGCATTTTcccttaccttctcttacttcccaatgagcaccatattctttggaagcttgaatttcaagtcagtggcccctgtgggcttgttccacatgaataggataattcatcatctgaataatatcaTTACCAGGGAGTATTTTGACTCATAAAAAGAGAATTTCAGTGTATCAGCAAAACTACAAATTAAAGGAAGCATTTGAATGATTTAAACAAGCAATACAGTTTCAAAGAGTTTTGTTGCAGTCCAAGTTGCAACAGTATTTTTACTTGAGAAACGATTTGCATAATGTCAacatttgatttctttttttcaggGATGTTGATAAAGTTCATGACATGATGGATGACATTGCTGAACAGCAAGATCTGGCAAAAGAAATCTCTGAGGCTATTTCCAATCCCGTTGCGTTTGGTGATGATGTGGATGAGGTATGGTTATGTTCAAAATGCAGTTATATAATAAGTTTCCTAAAGGTTAAGATGCAATGCTTTGTATAGGGGAttaaatagttttttgtttttctttgtggtTTTTAGTGATTATGTAGAAATGAGTGCACTTTCTTTCTCATTATGTATTCCAACAGAGATTGGAAGTTTTGAAAGCTAAGTAACAAGTTCGTATCTTATATAATAAGATAGGTACAGTATATCTTACTCCAATGTTTGCCTTACAACTAACCCTTTGGGATTCTGATGTCTGATGATAAAAATATGTTATCAGTAGTATACTGTTAAGTGAACTTTCAGCTCATTATTTtgatggtttatttattttttttcttaacatagCATGATTAAGTCTATCCTTTTGACTTTGGATATATACATCTAAACCAGCATGGTACCATGGTAATCACATCACATAACATGGAACATTCAACATACACATTGGTAAGCCCATGTGTAATTTTTGCCACAGACCAGTCATGTCCCAATGCAGGAATCCAAAAGGGTTGAGAACAATCCTTTGATACAGCTATTTACTACCACTGTGACAAGAGCTCGGTTAAACCAATTTAACCTCAAACCAAGCAAATCAATCTGTCATAAGAAGCATGTTTGTAGTGGAATGGTCTCATTCTTCTATACACAATACAAATTGAAATATCATTTTAATGTTGATTTCCTTTTCTTTGCAATTCTATGTTGTTATGAATCAAATGCTACTTCATGTTCTTGTTACTAAACaagcaaatttatgaaaaatgtttgtaaaagtcataattgattatttttggtttatattttgtgGAAGTGTacagttttgttatttttaatattcacaGTAGGTAAGAAAGATTCATTCCCCAGGATAAAGCTTTTACTTCTGTGCCAGCAGTAGTTAAAGCTATATAATggagttatatttaaaaaataaattaaaaaataaattgaaatttagtatttatattttcttcatttttgtttttttcaggatGATCTTTTGGCTGAGCTAGAGGAGCTCGAACAGGAGGCTCTAGACGAGAAGCTCCTGGAGACGGGTGGTGCCGTGACAGACG
The nucleotide sequence above comes from Macrobrachium nipponense isolate FS-2020 chromosome 37, ASM1510439v2, whole genome shotgun sequence. Encoded proteins:
- the LOC135209126 gene encoding charged multivesicular body protein 4b-like (The sequence of the model RefSeq protein was modified relative to this genomic sequence to represent the inferred CDS: added 181 bases not found in genome assembly); protein product: MSIFGKIFGGGKNEKAPTAGEAIQKLRDTEEMLIKKQDFLEKKIDQEVSIARQNGTKNKRVALQALKRKKRYEKQLQQIDGTLSTIEMQREALESANTNTNVLQTMGEAAKALKAAHQHMDVDKVHDMMDDIAEQQDLAKEISEAISNPVAFGDDVDEDDLLAELEELEQEALDEKLLETGGAVTDELPDVPTAVPSQPAKQKKQEEDDDMAELAAWAS